Proteins encoded within one genomic window of Triticum aestivum cultivar Chinese Spring chromosome 2D, IWGSC CS RefSeq v2.1, whole genome shotgun sequence:
- the LOC123053383 gene encoding protein NRT1/ PTR FAMILY 4.3, translating to MDVESSAAHEVSVDWRGRPCEPGRHGGMRAAVFVLGIQAFEIMAIAAVGNNLITYVFGEMHFPLSEAANVVTNFVGTIFLLSLLGGFLSDSYLGCFWTMLTFGFVELSGFILLSVQAHLPQLKPPPCNMASMDGSCEQARGFKSSIFFVALYLVALGSGCLKPNMIAHGGDQFSSSAGADNAKSLSTYFNSAYFSFCLGELVALTALVWVQTHSGMDVGFGISAAAMAAGLISLVSGAAFYRNKPPQGSIFTPIARVFVAAFTKRKQICPANPGNAGIGEPARLAGSFRHGNKFRFLDKACVRDAAQQQGPNTKPESPWRLCTVSEVQQAKTLLAVTPIFACTIVFNTVLAQLQTFSVQQGSAMDTVLGGAFRVPPASLQAIPYAMLLLLVPAYELLLVPFMKRLTGTRSGITPLQRIGVGLGTVAFSMVAAATVERRRRDLSASGARMSVLWIVPQFLVFGVSEMFTAVGLIEFFYKQACAGMQSFLTALTYCSYAFGFYLSSVLVTTVNRVTARHGGAGWLGDNDLDKDRLDLFYWMLAALSVLNFFCYLICARWYNSGADGSDAASAQIAAEGDAKEIS from the exons ATGGACGTTGAGAGCTCCGCGGCGCATGAGGTCTCCGTCGACTGGCGGGGCCGCCCCTGCGAGCCCGGCCGGCACGGCGGCATGCGCGCCGCCGTCTTCGTCCTAG GGATCCAGGCGTTCGAGATCATGGCGATCGCGGCGGTGGGGAACAACCTCATCACGTACGTGTTCGGGGAGATGCACTTCCCGCTGTCGGAGGCGGCCAACGTGGTGACCAACTTCGTGGGCAccatcttcctcctctccctcctcggcgGCTTCCTCTCTGACTCCTACCTCGGCTGCTTCTGGACCATGCTCACCTTCGGCTTCGTCGAGCTCTCG GGCTTCATACTACTGTCGGTGCAAGCACACCTTCCGCAGCTGAAGCCGCCGCCGTGCAACATGGCGTCCATGGACGGCAGCTGCGAGCAGGCCAGGGGCTTCAAGTCCAGCATCTTCTTCGTCGCGCTCTACCTGGTGGCGCTCGGCAGCGGCTGCCTCAAGCCCAACATGATCGCGCACGGCGGCGACCAGTTCTCCAGCTCCGCCGGGGCCGACAATGCCAAGAGCCTCTCCACCTACTTCAACTCCGCCTACTTCAGCTTCTGCCTCGGCGAGCTCGTCGCGCTCACGGCGCTCGTCTGGGTGCAGACGCACTCCGGGATGGACGTCGGCTTCGgcatctccgccgccgccatggccgccgggcTCATCAGCCTGGTCTCCGGCGCGGCCTTCTACCGGAACAAACCTCCTCAGGGCAGCATCTTCACTCCTATTGCAAGG GTGTTCGTCGCCGCCTTCACCAAGAGGAAGCAAATCTGCCCTGCCAATCCTGGCAACGCCGGAATTGGCGAGCCGGCACGCCTCGCCGGCAGCTTCCGCCACGGCAACAAATTCAG GTTCTTGGACAAGGCGTGCGTCAGGGACGCGGCACAGCAGCAGGGGCCCAACACGAAGCCGGAGAGCCCGTGGCGGCTGTGCACGGTGTCGGAGGTGCAGCAGGCCAAGACCCTCCTCGCCGTGACGCCCATCTTCGCCTGCACCATCGTGTTCAACACCGTGCTCGCGCAGCTGCAGACCTTCTCGGTGCAGCAGGGCAGCGCCATGGACACCGTCCTCGGGGGCGCCTTCCGCGTCCCGCCGGCGTCGCTGCAGGCCATCCCCTACGCCATGCTCCTCCTGCTCGTCCCGGCGTACGAGCTCCTCCTCGTGCCCTTCATGAAGCGGCTCACGGGGACGCGCTCCGGGATCACCCCGCTGCAGCGCATCGGGGTCGGCCTCGGCACCGTCGCcttctccatggtcgccgccgccaccgtcgagcgccggcgcCGCGACCTGTCGGCGTCCGGGGCGCGGATGTCCGTGCTGTGGATCGTGCCGCAGTTCCTCGTGTTCGGCGTGTCGGAGATGTTCACCGCCGTGGGGCTCATCGAGTTCTTCTACAAGCAGGCCTGCGCCGGCATGCAGTCCTTCCTCACCGCGCTCACCTACTGCTCCTACGCCTTCGGCTTCTACCTCAGCTCTGTGCTGGTGACGACGGTGAACAGGGTCacggcgaggcacggcggcgccGGCTGGCTCGGCGACAACGACCTCGACAAGGACAGGCTGGACCTCTTCTACTGGATGCTCGCTGCGCTCAGCGTGCTCAACTTCTTCTGCTACCTGATCTGCGCAAGGTGGTACAACTCTGGTGCCGATGGCTCTGATGCTGCCTCGGCTCAGATTGCAGCAGAGGGTGATGCCAAGGAGATCAGCTGA